One genomic window of Candidatus Nitrospira inopinata includes the following:
- a CDS encoding phosphotransferase family protein, translating to MSALSKVRLQRYLQSRFGSDAELLAYDVIGKASGKGVQKRYGYGTPVKLTFRVGGRAQSAVLETMKAGPFGHEHMADRAQAMLWDYDSYGRLPRHVKALDVGAFDDHHRLFSVAEAREFFVLNEWANGTSYHLDLERLAKGGTPRPLDRRRTVALARYLAEIHKTKRRDEDLYKRRLRELIGHGECIMGLTDSYPKRCGFITGDLLRTIEESCNRWRWRLRDKADRLSQVHGDFHPYNVLFRSGTDFSVLDRSRGEWGEPADDVTAMTINYLLSSLIRWGKLTGPFEVLFRLFWDTYIEASGDQDVTGTAAPFYAFRGLVVASPVWYPDLSMEVRRSLFHFIQQVLESPRFEPTRVNEYCGL from the coding sequence ATGTCGGCACTGAGCAAGGTCCGGTTGCAACGGTACCTTCAAAGTCGGTTCGGCTCCGATGCCGAGTTGCTGGCCTATGACGTGATCGGCAAGGCCAGTGGCAAGGGAGTCCAAAAGCGATATGGCTACGGCACGCCGGTCAAGTTGACCTTTCGCGTCGGGGGGCGCGCGCAATCCGCCGTGCTCGAAACGATGAAGGCCGGCCCGTTCGGCCACGAGCACATGGCCGATCGGGCCCAGGCGATGTTGTGGGATTATGATTCCTATGGCCGGCTGCCGCGGCACGTGAAGGCGCTCGACGTCGGGGCGTTTGATGACCACCACCGCCTCTTCTCCGTCGCCGAGGCCCGTGAGTTCTTCGTACTGAATGAATGGGCAAACGGAACGAGTTACCATCTGGATCTTGAACGACTGGCGAAAGGCGGGACCCCGCGACCGTTGGATCGGCGAAGGACAGTCGCGCTAGCCCGGTATCTCGCCGAGATCCACAAGACCAAACGGCGAGACGAAGACCTCTACAAACGCCGTCTCCGGGAGTTGATCGGCCACGGCGAATGTATCATGGGGCTCACGGACAGTTACCCCAAACGGTGCGGATTCATCACGGGCGACCTCCTGCGCACGATCGAAGAGTCCTGTAACCGTTGGCGCTGGCGGTTGCGCGACAAGGCCGACCGGCTGTCCCAAGTCCACGGGGATTTTCATCCCTATAACGTTCTGTTCAGGAGCGGAACGGATTTTTCCGTCTTGGATCGGTCGCGAGGCGAATGGGGTGAACCGGCCGACGATGTGACGGCGATGACGATCAATTATCTCCTGAGTTCGCTGATCCGCTGGGGCAAGCTCACAGGGCCGTTTGAGGTGCTGTTTCGGCTGTTCTGGGACACCTATATCGAGGCCAGCGGCGATCAGGACGTGACGGGAACAGCCGCGCCGTTCTATGCCTTTCGCGGCCTGGTGGTGGCGAGCCCAGTGTGGTATCCGGACCTGTCGATGGAAGTGAGACGGAGCCTCTTTCACTTTATACAACAGGTGCTTGAGTCGCCGCGCTTTGAGCCGACTCGGGTGAACGAGTACTGTGGTCTGTAG
- a CDS encoding HPF/RaiA family ribosome-associated protein gives MQLEIESRNVAMTPRWKAEIEARMQDLQRGHDDLIHGRVTLTKNRHHKKQANVAEALVVVSLPGRHTITARKEEKTFEEAIRSAFAAVETELRKYREKRARKEVRLPPLPPYRGVVCKLFPKERYGFILKEGGGEVYFHANALQDLAFDEVEDGMEVLFNLEEGAKGPQATVVTTPDPVASKALS, from the coding sequence ATGCAATTGGAAATCGAAAGCCGCAATGTGGCGATGACTCCTCGATGGAAAGCCGAGATCGAAGCCCGCATGCAAGACTTGCAACGGGGACACGACGATCTGATTCACGGCCGGGTGACGTTGACCAAGAATCGACATCACAAGAAACAGGCCAACGTCGCCGAGGCGCTCGTGGTGGTATCCCTGCCCGGTCGTCATACTATCACCGCTCGCAAAGAGGAAAAGACGTTTGAAGAAGCGATTAGAAGCGCCTTTGCCGCCGTCGAGACGGAATTGAGAAAGTATCGGGAGAAACGGGCCCGCAAAGAGGTGCGCCTGCCGCCGCTTCCTCCCTATCGCGGCGTGGTCTGCAAACTCTTTCCGAAAGAACGGTACGGTTTCATCCTGAAGGAAGGAGGCGGAGAGGTCTACTTTCACGCCAACGCGCTGCAAGACCTCGCCTTCGACGAGGTGGAGGACGGCATGGAGGTCCTGTTCAACCTGGAAGAGGGTGCCAAGGGGCCCCAGGCCACGGTGGTCACGACTCCCGACCCCGTTGCGTCCAAGGCACTTTCGTGA
- a CDS encoding dienelactone hydrolase family protein — MAATSEHHVSIAQGSVVLEGLLGLPVGSQGAVIFAHGSGSGRFSPRNNFVARHLQQQGLATLLLDLLTEEEASDRRKVFDIDLLADRLLLAKTWLESDRRTSHLRIGYFGASTGAGAALQAAAREPSNIHAVVSRGGRPDLAEPYLSRVTAPTLLIVGGHDFPVIEMNRAAYELLTCEKKLVIIPGATHLFEEPGTLEQVAEQAGSWFFRHLHSSSQ; from the coding sequence ATGGCCGCCACATCTGAACATCACGTCTCAATCGCGCAAGGGTCGGTCGTCTTGGAAGGGTTGCTCGGTCTGCCGGTTGGTTCGCAGGGAGCGGTCATCTTCGCGCATGGCAGCGGCAGCGGCCGATTCAGCCCTCGCAACAACTTCGTGGCCCGCCATCTTCAGCAACAGGGGCTCGCCACTCTCCTCCTTGATCTGCTCACGGAAGAGGAAGCATCCGACCGGCGCAAAGTCTTTGACATCGACCTCTTGGCGGATCGGCTCCTGTTGGCCAAAACGTGGCTCGAATCGGACCGGAGGACGAGTCATCTCCGGATCGGCTACTTCGGCGCCAGCACCGGCGCGGGCGCGGCACTGCAAGCCGCAGCTCGTGAGCCCTCGAACATTCACGCCGTCGTCTCTCGGGGCGGACGGCCGGACCTCGCCGAGCCCTATCTCTCGCGTGTCACGGCACCGACCCTCCTGATCGTCGGCGGCCACGATTTCCCGGTCATTGAAATGAATCGGGCGGCGTATGAACTGCTGACTTGTGAAAAGAAGCTCGTCATCATCCCCGGCGCTACCCACCTGTTCGAGGAGCCGGGCACGTTGGAGCAGGTGGCGGAACAGGCAGGGAGTTGGTTTTTCCGGCACCTACACTCATCCTCCCAGTAA
- a CDS encoding isochorismatase family protein — translation MATPPTMEPLVETLDSHDALILVDVQNDFLPGGPLGVADSGAIVPILSEYVRRFHERGLPIFLTRDWHPRNHCSFQQQGGPWPLHCLAGSQGALPPDQFPVPAPAVIIYKGIDPDQDAYSGFQGTALHRHLQALDVRRLFIGGLATDYCVLNTVKDALSLGYAVRLLTDAIKAVDVRPDDGERAEQEMIRLGAVPIRLEDLTR, via the coding sequence ATGGCGACACCGCCGACTATGGAACCCCTGGTTGAAACACTGGACTCCCACGACGCGCTGATCCTGGTTGACGTCCAGAACGATTTCCTCCCCGGCGGTCCGCTCGGCGTCGCCGACAGTGGCGCAATCGTCCCGATACTATCGGAGTACGTTCGCCGATTTCACGAAAGAGGGCTCCCGATTTTCCTCACGAGGGATTGGCACCCTCGGAACCATTGCTCGTTCCAACAGCAAGGAGGACCCTGGCCGCTTCACTGTCTGGCCGGCTCGCAGGGCGCATTGCCGCCCGATCAATTTCCGGTTCCAGCGCCAGCCGTAATCATTTACAAAGGCATCGATCCGGACCAGGACGCCTACTCCGGCTTTCAAGGAACGGCCCTCCACCGCCACCTCCAAGCCCTTGATGTCCGACGGCTCTTCATCGGCGGATTGGCGACCGACTATTGCGTACTGAACACCGTCAAGGATGCCCTCTCCCTCGGCTATGCCGTCCGTTTGCTGACGGACGCGATCAAGGCGGTCGACGTCCGGCCCGATGACGGCGAACGGGCCGAGCAAGAGATGATTCGCCTGGGCGCCGTCCCCATCCGATTGGAGGATTTGACCCGATGA
- a CDS encoding FmdB family zinc ribbon protein: MPMYEYKCLDCGKESVLVVTLKAHEQGDVACPACGSKRLEQRFSPFIAHTSKKS; this comes from the coding sequence ATGCCCATGTATGAGTACAAGTGTCTCGACTGTGGAAAGGAATCGGTGCTGGTCGTGACGCTCAAGGCGCATGAACAGGGAGACGTGGCCTGCCCGGCCTGTGGGAGCAAAAGGCTTGAACAACGCTTCAGTCCGTTCATTGCGCACACGAGCAAGAAAAGTTAG
- a CDS encoding nicotinate phosphoribosyltransferase: MNPSRSALLTDLYELTMAQAYLEREMTEPAVFEFFVRKLSPHRNFLIAAGLEQVLDFLAGLRVTQEELAWLEETRLFKSHLLYFLETLRFTGAVAAMPEGTPFFPHEPILRVVAPLPVAQLVESRVMNLLHVQTMIASKAARSVLAAKGKPLIDFGLRRAHGAEAGLLAARASYLVGFSGTATVLAGMVYDIPIYGTMAHSFVQAHRDEREAFEHFAHAQPDNVIFLIDTYDTEAAARLVVSIAPSLKAKGITVKGVRLDSGDLAAHARAVRRILDDGGLSHAQILASGNLDEYRVQALVESGAPIDSFAVGTAMTTSADAPSLDCAYKLQEYAGHPCRKRSEGKATWPGRKQVYRSYTDDGLLDYDVVTTLEDVQTGLPLLQDVMRDGARLAPSPSLHEVRRSTMEQLARLPLSLRALETAPPHPVRIAPALQALARTVDRDLAHQQKQS; this comes from the coding sequence ATGAACCCTTCCCGAAGCGCCCTGCTCACCGACCTCTATGAACTCACCATGGCCCAGGCGTACCTGGAACGGGAGATGACCGAACCGGCCGTGTTCGAATTTTTTGTGCGCAAACTGTCGCCCCACCGCAATTTCTTGATCGCCGCCGGCCTTGAACAGGTTCTGGACTTTCTCGCCGGTCTGCGCGTCACGCAAGAGGAATTGGCGTGGCTCGAGGAGACCAGGTTGTTCAAGTCACACCTGCTGTACTTTTTGGAAACCCTGCGGTTCACGGGGGCCGTGGCGGCCATGCCGGAGGGAACGCCGTTTTTCCCGCACGAGCCGATTCTCCGCGTGGTGGCACCCCTGCCGGTCGCGCAACTCGTCGAAAGCCGTGTCATGAACCTGCTGCACGTTCAGACTATGATCGCCTCCAAGGCGGCCCGGTCGGTCTTGGCGGCCAAGGGCAAACCCCTCATTGATTTCGGACTGAGGCGGGCGCATGGAGCGGAGGCCGGGCTGCTCGCGGCGCGGGCCAGCTATTTGGTCGGGTTTTCGGGCACCGCCACCGTGCTGGCCGGCATGGTCTATGACATTCCCATCTACGGCACGATGGCCCATTCGTTCGTCCAAGCCCATCGCGATGAACGGGAGGCCTTCGAGCACTTCGCCCACGCGCAGCCGGATAATGTGATCTTTCTGATCGACACGTACGATACGGAGGCGGCCGCGCGACTGGTCGTCTCAATAGCTCCCTCTCTCAAAGCCAAAGGCATCACGGTCAAGGGCGTTCGCTTGGACAGTGGCGACCTCGCGGCCCATGCGCGGGCCGTCCGCCGAATTCTCGACGACGGGGGGCTGTCTCACGCCCAGATTCTCGCGAGCGGCAATCTCGATGAATATCGCGTGCAGGCACTGGTTGAAAGTGGAGCCCCTATTGACAGTTTTGCCGTCGGCACGGCCATGACCACGTCCGCCGATGCGCCGTCGTTGGATTGCGCGTACAAGTTGCAAGAGTATGCCGGGCATCCCTGCCGCAAGCGATCGGAAGGCAAGGCGACATGGCCCGGTCGAAAACAGGTTTATCGCTCTTATACGGATGACGGCCTGCTCGACTACGACGTCGTCACCACACTGGAGGACGTTCAAACGGGGCTTCCCCTTCTGCAAGACGTGATGAGAGACGGGGCGCGCCTTGCCCCTTCACCCAGCTTGCACGAGGTGCGCCGCTCCACCATGGAACAACTCGCGCGCCTGCCGCTCTCCTTGCGGGCCCTTGAAACGGCTCCGCCCCATCCCGTTCGGATCGCCCCGGCTTTACAAGCTTTGGCCCGGACGGTGGACCGGGACCTTGCCCATCAACAAAAACAATCCTGA
- a CDS encoding c-type cytochrome: MRRNREVAALIGLVSLLILIDAAIPAGLSAQEYPSDSERGRAIYARHCRSCHGDKGEGNGPSAETLPLPPANFRRLRSILKSDEDLLRVIEHGIVFSPMHAWRGRLADGEMQDVLAYIRLLSQSSP; the protein is encoded by the coding sequence GTGCGCAGGAACAGAGAGGTCGCCGCGCTCATCGGTCTTGTGTCGCTCTTGATTCTGATCGACGCGGCGATACCGGCTGGTCTTTCCGCGCAGGAGTATCCTTCCGATTCGGAACGAGGGAGAGCGATTTATGCGCGTCACTGTCGCTCTTGCCACGGAGACAAGGGCGAGGGGAACGGGCCGTCGGCGGAGACCCTGCCCCTTCCGCCCGCCAATTTTCGTCGTCTTCGGTCGATCCTCAAGTCGGATGAGGATCTGTTGCGGGTGATCGAGCATGGCATCGTCTTCAGTCCGATGCACGCCTGGCGAGGGCGGCTGGCCGATGGAGAAATGCAGGATGTTTTGGCTTACATTCGCCTGCTCTCACAATCCAGCCCGTGA
- a CDS encoding adenylyl-sulfate kinase, protein MTANASSKACAIWLTGLPASGKSTIAAALKPKLEAAGHVVEVLESDAVRRILTPAPTYSREERDLFYRALAFMGSRLVAHGVTVIFDATANRRAYRDFARTLIPRFIEVAVVCPLELCMQRDYKGTYQRGQRGETSTVPGLQDAYEAPAYPEVRIDTTRFSAKEAAETIFEYARNKFG, encoded by the coding sequence ATGACGGCAAACGCATCTTCCAAAGCATGCGCGATCTGGCTCACCGGTCTGCCGGCATCGGGCAAGAGCACGATCGCCGCCGCGTTGAAACCAAAGCTCGAAGCGGCGGGCCATGTTGTCGAGGTGTTGGAATCCGACGCCGTGAGGCGGATCCTGACCCCGGCGCCCACCTACTCCCGCGAAGAGCGGGACCTGTTTTATCGGGCCTTGGCCTTCATGGGTAGCAGACTGGTCGCGCACGGGGTGACGGTCATCTTTGATGCCACGGCCAACCGGCGGGCCTATCGGGATTTCGCCCGAACTCTGATTCCTCGATTCATCGAAGTGGCGGTCGTCTGTCCCTTGGAGCTGTGTATGCAGCGTGATTACAAAGGGACGTATCAACGGGGCCAGCGGGGCGAAACGTCGACCGTTCCAGGATTACAAGATGCCTATGAGGCGCCGGCCTATCCGGAAGTGAGGATCGACACGACGCGGTTCTCTGCAAAAGAGGCGGCTGAAACGATATTCGAATATGCAAGGAACAAGTTCGGGTAG